In a single window of the bacterium genome:
- a CDS encoding FumA C-terminus/TtdB family hydratase beta subunit, whose protein sequence is MDYTLLQQHLFELIRRTSAFLPRDVEVVLADARGLEEPESRARLALEMVALDIGLARQRSAPICQDTGTLTFYLRVPVGADQIAIRQAIEAAVVDATRHGYLRQNSVDSLTGRNSGNNLGPGSPVCHFEQGPGENLDIRLILKGGGCENTSAQFMLPATFDGVRYNRDLQGVHACILQAVLQAQGHGCGPGFLGVCIGGDRATGYAYAKEQLLRPVDDVNPVPALADLEARVVADANRLGIGPMGFGGRLTLGGCKIGSRNRLPASFFVSVAYMCWAYRRRGLLLDAQGTLVDWLYHEAGEFAAEPAAPAEMVFDPARVRRLQAPLDEATVRSLAVGEIVLLSGTLFTGRDAVHKYLHEGGELEILRGGIIYHCGPVVIEAGGRRQVVAAGPTSSIREEPYAAEIIAKYGLKAIIGKGGMGERTRQALAAHGAVYLHAIGGAAQIYARCVEEVVSVHLEELGSPEAVWELRVRDFPAVVTIDAHGRSLHQEVLAASGERLQALMTQ, encoded by the coding sequence ATGGATTACACCCTGCTGCAGCAACATCTTTTCGAACTCATCCGCCGCACTTCGGCCTTTCTGCCGCGCGATGTCGAGGTTGTGCTGGCCGATGCGCGCGGCCTGGAGGAGCCCGAATCGCGGGCCCGACTGGCTCTGGAGATGGTCGCCCTTGACATCGGCCTCGCACGGCAGCGCTCGGCGCCGATCTGCCAGGATACCGGCACCCTCACCTTTTACCTGCGCGTGCCGGTTGGCGCCGACCAGATCGCCATCCGCCAGGCCATCGAGGCGGCGGTGGTTGATGCGACCCGCCATGGCTATCTGCGGCAGAATTCGGTCGACAGCCTCACCGGCCGGAACAGCGGCAACAACCTGGGGCCCGGCAGCCCGGTCTGCCATTTCGAGCAGGGGCCCGGAGAGAACCTGGATATCCGCCTCATCCTCAAAGGGGGCGGCTGCGAGAATACCAGTGCGCAGTTCATGCTCCCCGCCACCTTTGACGGCGTGCGCTATAACCGCGATTTGCAAGGGGTTCATGCCTGCATTCTCCAGGCGGTGCTGCAGGCGCAGGGCCACGGCTGCGGACCGGGGTTTCTCGGGGTTTGCATCGGCGGCGATCGCGCCACAGGGTATGCCTATGCGAAAGAGCAGCTGCTGCGGCCGGTTGATGATGTTAACCCCGTGCCCGCGCTGGCGGACCTGGAGGCGCGCGTAGTGGCGGACGCCAACCGCCTCGGGATCGGCCCCATGGGCTTTGGCGGCCGCCTGACCCTCGGCGGCTGCAAGATCGGCAGCCGCAATCGCCTGCCTGCCTCCTTCTTTGTCAGCGTCGCCTATATGTGCTGGGCCTATCGCCGCCGCGGTCTGTTGCTGGATGCGCAGGGCACGTTGGTCGATTGGCTTTATCATGAAGCGGGCGAATTCGCCGCCGAACCCGCTGCGCCTGCGGAGATGGTCTTCGATCCGGCGCGGGTGCGGCGGCTGCAGGCGCCGCTGGATGAAGCGACGGTGCGTTCCCTAGCGGTCGGGGAGATCGTCCTGCTCAGCGGCACCCTGTTCACCGGTCGCGATGCCGTGCACAAGTATTTGCATGAAGGCGGCGAGCTCGAAATCTTGCGCGGCGGCATCATCTACCATTGCGGTCCGGTGGTGATCGAGGCCGGCGGGCGGCGCCAGGTAGTGGCCGCAGGGCCGACCAGCTCGATCCGCGAGGAACCCTATGCAGCGGAGATCATCGCAAAATACGGCCTCAAGGCGATCATCGGCAAGGGGGGCATGGGGGAGCGGACGCGTCAGGCCCTGGCGGCGCACGGAGCGGTCTATCTGCACGCCATCGGCGGAGCGGCGCAGATCTATGCCCGGTGCGTCGAAGAGGTGGTCAGCGTCCATCTCGAAGAACTGGGCAGCCCCGAAGCGGTCTGGGAGTTGCGGGTGCGGGATTTCCCTGCGGTGGTGACCATCGATGCGCACGGCCGTTCGCTGCACCAGGAGGTGTTGGCCGCTTCGGGAGAGCGACTGCAGGCGTTGATGACACAATAA
- a CDS encoding TetR family transcriptional regulator, producing MSDRENMRDRIKQAAAEVFSERGFDGARMQEIADRAGANKAMIYYYFNSKEALFTAIFSENFTNLLKLFSSILQVEAIDPKVVIPQLVHLHLDFLNRHPELPRMIVREIHSGNPVVEKLVRSNFRRFSGPLQALRDEIPAAIRNGRLRKVDPLQTVWNLVALNIFVFIVQPILAAAFPEAFSDKARMLAEREKAIVDLMLYGLIPRQEE from the coding sequence ATGAGCGACCGGGAAAATATGCGTGACCGGATCAAGCAGGCGGCCGCGGAAGTCTTCTCCGAGCGGGGTTTTGACGGGGCGCGTATGCAGGAAATTGCGGATCGCGCCGGCGCCAACAAGGCGATGATCTATTACTATTTCAACTCCAAGGAGGCGCTCTTCACCGCCATTTTTTCGGAAAACTTTACTAATCTTTTAAAACTGTTCAGCTCCATCCTCCAAGTTGAGGCGATCGATCCCAAGGTGGTGATCCCGCAACTGGTCCATCTGCACCTGGACTTTCTCAACCGGCATCCCGAGCTGCCGAGGATGATTGTCCGCGAGATTCACAGCGGCAACCCGGTGGTCGAGAAGCTGGTGCGGAGCAATTTCCGCCGCTTCAGCGGACCGTTGCAGGCCCTCAGGGACGAAATACCGGCAGCGATCCGAAACGGGCGACTCCGCAAGGTCGATCCGCTGCAAACGGTCTGGAATCTTGTAGCGCTCAATATTTTTGTCTTCATTGTGCAGCCGATCCTCGCAGCCGCCTTTCCCGAGGCCTTCTCCGACAAAGCCCGGATGCTGGCGGAGCGGGAGAAGGCCATCGTGGACCTCATGCTCTACGGTTTGATTCCGCGTCAGGAGGAGTGA